Below is a genomic region from Sorghum bicolor cultivar BTx623 chromosome 9, Sorghum_bicolor_NCBIv3, whole genome shotgun sequence.
ACAGTCATTGGGGGTGGTGTATCAGTTGCTAAGGTGCAGTTTAGGAAGGCTATAATGAGGCCATGAACATCATCTCCATTCACCAATTGAGTTTTTCCATGCTTCTTATCGAAAGATTAAGCAAAAACCCTGTGAACCATGGTTTAATCTTTCATGCAAACTATCAATTCTAAGACTAACTCTAATAGGAGAACCATAAGAAGACCCCAACTAAAATGCGTCTCTAGCATAATATCTGTGGCCTCCAATAGAGTCCCACTATGGAAGATCTATTTTGGGGATCTAAAGAGGTATAACCCAATTTCAGTATCCTCTCTGCTTGAGATCTATTTGCAGGAAATGTTCTTTtttggtcttgttgttggagaaggccAAAAATGGGTATGGATATCTTTGCTTGTAGCGCTATCCAAACTTGGAATGGGTCTTATATTTTGGGTAACGGTTGTTGGATCGCTAACAGTCGAATGAGCCATATAGTAAAGCCAATAATCAATTGCACACGAAAATATTTTTAGAAACTATTCAAATCTTGTTTGAGTCGGTGTTTACAACGGTTACTACGCCATCCATTGTACATATTCTTAATATCTCATACCAATAAACATCATCAGTCCCAGCCTCACATACGTGCACCAGCGTTATATCATTGTTGGCTGGCCTTTTACAATGGTTGGAATCCCTTCCGATTGTCTCCCATCACCTCCGCTAATATTTTTTCTTAATTTAATTTGTGGAAGGGTAATAATGTTATTGTACATGGTTCTGTCAAACTCCAACTCCTATCATCAACGACAACGGCTACCTGTAACACGCACTGGTATACACCGGTGGGTGGAGCCCTAAGAAGATTTTTAAAAAACTTAAGAAGAAGATTTTTATCTAACTAACTATAGTACTTCAAGCATACACCCTATCTATGCTactcaaaatattatttttacaattatgaaTGTACCCTTTTaacatttattaaaaaaaagaaatacggAAAAAGAAACTATCACTTCTCTATTTAGGGTCCTAATCCCCATAATTTCGAAGATAATGGGAGGCGATGTGATGTCTATGGCAACGATTTGGGATTCAGCCCGAATCGACCAAATCTCAGCGAAATTCGCCCAATTCGACCCAGCCCGAAATAATACTAAACCGGCCAAATATTTCAGCCCAATTCAAAATTGTCAGCCCATTGAACGGTCCAGTAATGAGCCCAGGAACTCTCCACTGTGAATACATGGCAGAAACACTCATCCCACCCGacatttggctctccgccgccgGCGCAGAAACATCCCACGAACTGCTCCAGCGTCgttgccgccgctgccgccaggGCCGCCACTGTGAGAGCCATGGCCGCTTCTCGACGTCTGCCCCTGTGCCATGGTGGCTCCCTGACGCCCGTCCGTGCGCCATGGCGGCTCCTCGACGTCCACCCCGCGCTGATCTGCCGCGCCAACGCTGCCCCTGCCGCCACCAGACACCGCCACCCCCTCCTCGCTACCTATGCGTTCCATGGTGAGCTGCACACATCCTCCCCATGTCTAGTGCTATGTTTGACTGTGTTGGGTAAATTTTGTTCACATTTGCTTAAATTTCATTCAAATTTATAGTGGATACCGGTCCGAATTTTCCGAATTTCGTCCAATTCGGTGAGCTCCGAATTATTCCAAGAAATGGATCCCAGAACCTTGGTCTATGGCCCACCGATCATGGACAATCCTATCGCTTTACTCCCATTGTCTCTCATCGCTTTTCATATTCTGGGTCCACTGACCATAGACACATCAATCGCTTCTCATCGCCTCTATAACCATTGTAAAAAGACTCGTTGTTTAATACCTGGCCGGATTATGTTCCAGCTCGCTGGATTACTGGGCGCTTTGATGTTATGGAAATAGAGTATCCTTATGTATGTGATCCACCAAGATTATTTAAACGATGTAATGCAGGTCGATTATATCGATGGCCACCATGGAGCATAGACCAAAACAATTTATGATCAGATCATATATGGATTATCCTTATACTCCTAGACGAAGGAATCAAACATTGCTGGGTTCCCAAATCAGCGCCGATCCTTCGCAATCTCCAGTTTTATTTCATTGTCGGGCTAGCTAACAATGAAATCAAAATCATTTGGGGGAAGGtatacatttttttttttgacaaagggGGAAGGTATATTGAATTGTTGTTGCCGGAGCACATGAGTGCAGATTCGCCGCTACATTTTGCGTCGCTGTCGGGTTGTCGTTTTGCAGCACGTCGATCCATCTGTCACGCTGAATGTCCCGGCCGCGTGCCACCATTTGACCCTACAAGTTGCCTCCACGAAGAAACGTTGAAACATCAGCATGTCATTCGGAGACAGAATGTTTGCAAATCATTGGTCCATCACACGCACTAAGCCATTATCGTTTGATCTTTTGTTATAACAAATACTCTTGGTCCCTGGCAAAATATAAAGGATACCTTAATAAACCATAAAATAATGTGGTTGGGTGGAAACCGGCCAAAGGAACGAAAGGATTCAGAACGTGGAGCCACATCCATGGTCTGGCCAAGTGGCCATCCATCCATATATATGATCGCCATCTGGCTCATTCTCCAGGATAGCACACCTCCCTCTTCAATTGTTGCATTAGCCAGGAAAGAAGTCGTGCACAGTGGCAAAGCTAGGACATTGTTGATTCGGTGTAGTTCACCATGAGGAAGGTGTGCGCCAACCTAGACCGGGAGGATGGCCTCGACACAGTGCTCGAGGTGCCTGTCCCTGAGCTCTACAAGGAGCCATCGTCGTCTGGCCAcggccggcgccggcgacgcACGGTAAAGGCATGGGTGTGGTCGCGCATGGATCAGCACCACCGACGATATGGCGCGCTGCCTTCCCAGGCCGATGTGCAGctaatgctcggcgtgatcggCGCGCCTCTAGTGCCGCAGCCCATTGAGGCTAGGAAAGCCATGGCCGGAGAGGACATCAAGGAGGAGCCCCTTGTATGTAACGTCGTTACGCAACGAAATTGGAcgatccgatccgatccgtTCCATTCAACATCTACATGTTGACCCTGATCGCGGTGGCTAATACCTAAGAAACATGTTGATTTTTCCAGGAGGTGTCGAAGGCCAAGTACATCGTGGAGCAGTACGTCGCGGCGTCAGGAGGCGAGCCGGCACTGAGCGCGGCGACGAGCATGTACGCTGTGGGGAAGGTACTGATGAGGGCGACAAAGGGTCAGAAAGCCAAGACGGGAATGGGCGTGGTCCACGGCGGTGGCGACATTGCCGGTGGCTTCGTGGTGTGGCAGAAGAGGCCGGAGATGTGGTGCGTGGAAATGGTAGTGGCCGGCGGCACCAAGATGAGCGCCGGGAGCGACGGCAAAGTCGCCTGGCGCCAGACGCCCTGGCAGCAGGCCCACGCTTCACGGGGTCCCCCGAGGCCTCTCCGCCGATGCGTGCAGGTAGCAATTGCATCCTTTTTCTCGTgtcatcttgcaccgaaatcaTCCTTTTCCTATCAAATGTAGAGTAATTTACCGTAGTTTCAATACGCAATCCGCACGTAGGGAAGATTCGCGTTGAACTCGAACGTGCGTCCATGTGCCTTGCTTCTCTGTGACGAGTACACCATATATAATTAACTCGTCGATCGGTGGCATGTGATGCACGCAGGGTCTTGATCCGAAATCAACGGCAAACCTCTTCTCCACAGCCACGTGGGTGGGCGAGAAGACCATCGACGGCGACGACTGCTTCGTGCTCCGCGTTGACGCCGACCCCTTGGCTCTACGCGCGCGGAGTAGCGCCGACGTCGAGGTCGTCAGGCACGCCGTTTGGGGATACTTCAGCCAGAGGACGGGGCTGCTGGACCGCCTCGAGGACAGCCACCTGCTGCGCATACGCATGCAGGGCGCGTCGTCCGCCCAGACCGCGTACTGGGAGACCTCTATGGAGTCGTCAATCGGCGACTACCGCGCCGTCAACGGCATCAACATCGCGCACGCTGGCCGCACCGTTGTGTCGCTGTCCCGATTCGGCAGCAGCGCCAACGACCAAGACGATGGCTCCGACACCGACGTGCTTGGCAGCAAGAGGACGTGCACATGCATGGAGGAAACGTGGAGCATCGAGGAGGTCGACTTCAACATCATGGGCCTGTCCACGGAGTGCTTCTTGCCTCCGAGAGACCTGGTACCTTGCAGCTCTAAACCAGTGGAGAAAGAGCATTGCGCTGGCCTTGACCACAGCTGCAAGAAAGAAGACGCGGTTGGTACCGTTCCTGCTACAAGTGCGGTCGTTGGTAGTTGCGACCCAGCTGCAGTCGACGTAAAGTACAAGAACAGTGATGGCGGTGTCCGACCGCTGGCCACGGCGAGAAAGGCTCTTGTTCCGGCGGGAACAGGGCTATCCTGGTTCGGGACTGCCAAGGTTGTGGCTGTCGACACCGCCGCCGAGTAATTACTGTTACTATGGGGTTGTGCATAAGTACATGTTGCGTAGTTGCGGAGGCGTGCGTTTGTTGCGCGCCCCGTCTGGCAGCTGGCGAGAACACCTTTAGTCTTAGTTTCATCTTGCTCTGCATAGTGCACAGTAGGATATATATTGAACCCGTAGACTTTTCCTTCACCGGAGTTCTACTGTTTTGCAAAATCAGCGagaaattatttttattttatgaaacAGGAGGGGTTGCCCCCTACTGATATTTTATTAAAAAGTAAAAGCATACAAAGTTTATCAGAAACATCTCAAGCTacaaagaagaaagaaagacaGAAAATGAGTAAAATTACAAGCTGTCTAGCCATAATTGTAAACGGGAACCAAAATCTCTCTTAGTTCTGAGCTTAAACTAGGCTaactcttgtttgaaaaccAGTTTCGCACCTTGGACAAAATGATGAAGATTTCTGAATATGACATCGTTTTGGGCAGTCCAGGTAGCCCAAAACATAGCAACAATTATTTCGGGCCTGTTGATGTGTGTCCTAAATAGAAAAACTTAATCAAACAAGTTCCCctggatcagatgagccagggCCAAAGTGTTCCAGCAAGCCAAGGCAAAATGACAATCAAAGAACAGATGCTGAAGGGATTCTTCGATATTCATTTGACATAAAACATAATTATAACTCCATAACTCCATATTCTTCCTCTTCAAAAGCCCGCTACTATTGAGTCTGTGTTTGAAAGCtagcttgatttttttttctttttggtaaACAATTAGAATCCCACAACCAACTATATACAGGAGGCATTCAATGGATCCCAAGAGATGTGAATAGGTTCTTCTTGAAGTAAAAGAGACTGATCCCCAAATGTAGCTCCATATATCTCTTCAATTATTTTTGTGAAAGTGATATAATTCAGATATCATTATTTGAAATTGATCATGTGCTTCCAATGACAGAGGGATATGAAAGAAATCAGATCTATCATTAGCATCTAGAAACTGTTGGACAGAGATGTGGTCTTCTTTTGCAAAGGAAAATAAGTCAGGGCACTGAATGTTTAGAGGAGCATTGTGACAAGCATCTATCCAAATCAAGCAGGTAGAACCCTCTCTAATGGTGACAGAAGCCATACTTTTGAAGGACTGGAACTACAACATTACAAGAGTGAGGACTCCAAACCAAGTGGACCTAATGGATGTCACTTTTGTTAAAGAACTTGTACAAATGCTTCAAAAGGAGACTTTCATTCTAAACACATAGAGATCATGAACTCCTACACCACCATTTTCTTTTGAGTTACAAACAAGTTTCTAGGCTGCTTTAGCGGTCTACTTAGAGTGAATATCAGATCATCTCCACAAACAATGTTTCCTATACTTATCCATTTGTTTGAATACTATCTTTGGCAAAAGAGAAGTACTCATTGTGTAGGTGGGTAGGGCACTAAGTACTGCATTTGTCATGCTTAGCCTACAAGCTGGACTTAAGAAAGATGAGGCAACACTCGATCTTCTTTAACTTTTTC
It encodes:
- the LOC8066749 gene encoding uncharacterized protein LOC8066749, with translation MRKVCANLDREDGLDTVLEVPVPELYKEPSSSGHGRRRRRTVKAWVWSRMDQHHRRYGALPSQADVQLMLGVIGAPLVPQPIEARKAMAGEDIKEEPLEVSKAKYIVEQYVAASGGEPALSAATSMYAVGKVLMRATKGQKAKTGMGVVHGGGDIAGGFVVWQKRPEMWCVEMVVAGGTKMSAGSDGKVAWRQTPWQQAHASRGPPRPLRRCVQGLDPKSTANLFSTATWVGEKTIDGDDCFVLRVDADPLALRARSSADVEVVRHAVWGYFSQRTGLLDRLEDSHLLRIRMQGASSAQTAYWETSMESSIGDYRAVNGINIAHAGRTVVSLSRFGSSANDQDDGSDTDVLGSKRTCTCMEETWSIEEVDFNIMGLSTECFLPPRDLVPCSSKPVEKEHCAGLDHSCKKEDAVGTVPATSAVVGSCDPAAVDVKYKNSDGGVRPLATARKALVPAGTGLSWFGTAKVVAVDTAAE